One part of the bacterium genome encodes these proteins:
- the argF gene encoding ornithine carbamoyltransferase, translated as MPKDFLSVADWSADDLWSMADRAAVLRAAHREGKRPRTLEGRTLAMYFEKPSLRTHVTFEAGIAHLGGHGVLLKPEQIGIGTRESPADVARALSRWVDCLMARTFSHELVEQLAADASIPVINGLTDLLHPCQAMADLVTIAQYVKPQEAAIAYVGDGNNVVNSLILLAAVLGLRLNVATPESHRPSVRIRERAKRLAQESGAEIVLGEDPVEAVRGVDFVYTDTWTSMGQEEEAVQRREIFRDYQVNEALLAFSSDARVMHCLPAHRGEEVTDEVLDGPRSIVFDQAENRLHAQNAILEHLLAR; from the coding sequence ATGCCGAAAGACTTCCTCAGTGTGGCCGACTGGAGCGCCGACGATCTCTGGTCGATGGCGGACCGGGCTGCGGTTCTGCGGGCGGCCCATCGGGAGGGCAAGCGCCCTCGAACGCTCGAAGGACGAACCCTCGCGATGTATTTCGAGAAGCCGTCGCTCCGAACGCACGTGACGTTCGAGGCGGGCATCGCCCATCTCGGCGGCCATGGGGTGCTGCTCAAGCCCGAGCAGATCGGGATCGGGACGCGCGAATCTCCGGCCGACGTGGCCCGCGCGCTCTCTCGCTGGGTCGACTGCCTCATGGCGCGCACCTTCAGTCACGAGCTCGTCGAGCAGCTGGCGGCGGACGCTTCGATTCCCGTGATCAACGGACTGACGGATCTCCTCCATCCTTGCCAGGCGATGGCCGATCTGGTGACGATCGCCCAGTACGTGAAGCCGCAGGAGGCAGCGATCGCGTACGTGGGGGACGGCAACAACGTCGTGAACTCCTTGATCCTGCTGGCCGCCGTCCTCGGGCTCCGACTCAACGTGGCGACGCCGGAGAGCCATCGTCCGTCGGTCCGGATCCGCGAGCGCGCCAAGCGCCTCGCCCAGGAGAGCGGCGCGGAGATCGTGCTCGGGGAGGACCCGGTCGAAGCCGTTCGCGGCGTCGACTTCGTCTACACCGACACGTGGACCAGCATGGGGCAGGAGGAAGAGGCGGTGCAGCGCCGCGAGATCTTCCGCGACTACCAGGTGAACGAAGCGCTCCTCGCCTTTTCTTCGGACGCGCGGGTCATGCACTGCCTGCCCGCGCACCGGGGCGAAGAGGTGACCGACGAAGTCCTCGACGGCCCCCGAAGCATCGTCTTCGATCAGGCGGAGAACCGCCTCCACGCCCAGAACGCGATTCTGGAGCATCTGCTGGCGCGCTAG
- a CDS encoding tetratricopeptide repeat protein produces the protein MAQVPEQKDWILAPAAGGDAEQLVKSAAEGYLFSRIDGTTPWRLLREIGGIPPEDVDACLRRWLDEGALEVVGGKAGSSAGAGGPKSETAAPTVDAAEAVTAIVIDESALDEGLDIDLDVQRRILTYEASLGRPYHELLGVEPGSEPKAVKRAYFKLSKEFHPDRYFRREIGSYAERLDRIFKKVLEAHEILSDPELCQVENHTPSAPVEEAAPVDAASVPESPSADAQPGTEEAKPAKPRPLTKLERLKQRMPFKINHAAIQARRQQADEIFRAAQGSQQAGRLQEAEASIRIAISFDPARAEFKEALGSLKIAAAGARAANLLAKPSERMSDTELFEALRLIEDVLPYRPHDPELNERAGRICLRLEKYDEARDYLETLLIRQPESAVAYTMLGKIHKALGDLDEAVKAFETALKFDEDDLDARRALAAVRIGARDAARGGRTS, from the coding sequence TTGGCACAGGTCCCGGAGCAGAAGGATTGGATCCTCGCACCCGCCGCAGGGGGTGATGCGGAGCAGCTCGTCAAGAGCGCTGCGGAGGGATACCTGTTCTCGCGGATCGATGGGACGACGCCCTGGCGCCTGCTGCGCGAGATCGGCGGAATCCCGCCCGAAGACGTCGATGCGTGTCTCCGCCGATGGCTCGACGAGGGCGCCCTCGAAGTCGTCGGCGGCAAGGCCGGTTCGAGCGCGGGGGCGGGCGGTCCGAAGAGCGAGACCGCGGCGCCGACGGTCGATGCGGCCGAGGCGGTGACCGCGATCGTGATCGACGAGTCCGCTCTCGACGAAGGCCTGGACATCGACCTCGACGTCCAGCGCCGGATCCTCACCTACGAAGCCTCTCTCGGTCGGCCCTACCACGAGCTGCTCGGCGTCGAGCCCGGCTCGGAGCCGAAGGCGGTCAAGCGGGCCTATTTCAAGCTTTCCAAGGAGTTCCATCCCGATCGCTATTTCCGCAGGGAGATCGGGAGCTACGCCGAGCGCCTCGATCGCATCTTCAAGAAGGTGCTCGAGGCCCACGAGATCCTCTCGGATCCCGAGCTCTGCCAGGTCGAGAACCATACGCCCTCGGCGCCCGTCGAGGAGGCCGCCCCCGTGGACGCGGCGAGCGTTCCGGAGTCACCCTCGGCGGACGCGCAGCCCGGCACCGAAGAGGCGAAGCCCGCGAAGCCGCGGCCGCTCACCAAGCTCGAGCGCCTGAAGCAGCGGATGCCCTTCAAGATCAATCACGCGGCGATCCAGGCCCGGCGTCAGCAGGCCGACGAGATCTTCCGCGCGGCGCAGGGCTCGCAGCAGGCCGGTCGCCTCCAGGAGGCCGAAGCGAGCATCCGGATCGCGATCAGCTTCGACCCGGCCCGGGCCGAGTTCAAGGAAGCGCTCGGCTCCCTGAAGATCGCGGCGGCGGGCGCCCGGGCGGCGAACCTGCTCGCGAAGCCCTCGGAGCGCATGAGCGACACCGAGCTCTTCGAAGCGCTTCGCCTGATCGAAGACGTGCTGCCCTACCGCCCCCACGATCCGGAGCTCAACGAGCGCGCCGGTCGCATCTGCCTCCGGCTCGAGAAGTACGACGAGGCCAGGGACTATCTCGAAACGCTGCTGATCCGGCAGCCCGAGTCCGCCGTGGCGTACACGATGCTGGGGAAGATCCACAAGGCGCTGGGAGATCTCGACGAGGCGGTGAAGGCCTTCGAGACGGCGCTCAAAT